One Scleropages formosus chromosome 8, fSclFor1.1, whole genome shotgun sequence DNA window includes the following coding sequences:
- the ndst2a gene encoding bifunctional heparan sulfate N-deacetylase/N-sulfotransferase 2: MVGVWKLRQLELHRLILALIVFSLLSMAFLAYYVSSSPKIKEAPPLPFSDCGAAAASSGGQRAPLFLPLQASRRFVKTVDNSRTEPVVLVFVESIYSQLGQEIVAILESSRFKYRTEIAPGKGDMPTLTEGNRGRYALIIYENILKYVNLDAWNRELLDKYCVEFSVGIIGFFKANENSLLSAQLKGFPLFLYSNLGLRDYRINPAAPLLYITQANEVERGPLPGDDWTVFQSNHSTYEPVLLASTRTSDALSHLGSHLGSQRVAHATVVQDLGLHDGIQRVLFGNNLSFWLHKLIFVDAIAYLTGKRLCLSLERYLLVDVDDIFVGKEGTRMKVSDVEALLNTQNRLRTLVPNFTFNLGFSGKFYHTGTDEEDRGDDMLLQHRKEFWWFPHMWSHMQPHLFHNVTVLAEQMRLNMLFAKEHGIPTDMGYAVAPHHSGVYPVHSQLYEAWKAVWGIRVTSTEEYPHLRPARYRRGFIHSSIMVLPRQTCGLFTHTIFYNEYPGGSKELDKSIRGGELFLTVLLNPISIFMTHLSNYGNDRLGLYTFESLVKFVQCWTNLRLQTLPPVQLAEKYFHIFPEERDPLWQNPCHDKRHKDIWSKEKTCDRLPKFLVIGPQKTGTTALHSFLSLHPAVTANFQSPVTFEEIQFFNGPNYHNGIDWYMDFFPFPSNASTDFMFEKSANYFDTEVAPKRAAALLPRAKILAVLINPADRAYSWYQHQRAHQDPAALNYTFHQVVTAGPTSSPELLTLQRRSLVPGAYATHLERWLRYYQPTQLFIVDGAQLRSNPVQVMDGVQRFLGVTPIFNYTQALMFDESKGFWCQKTEGSRPKCLGKSKGRKYPEMGTETRSFLTEYYREHNMELLKLLNRLGQALPSWLREEIQNTSWS, encoded by the exons ATGGTGGGCGTCTGGAAACTGAGGCAGCTGGAGCTTCACCGCCTCATCCTGGCGCTCATCGTTTTCTCCCTGTTGTCTATGGCTTTCCTGGCCTACTATGTCAGCAGCAGCCCCAAGATAAAGGAGGCGCCCCCCTTGCCTTTCAGTGACTGTGGGGCAGCAGCTGCTTCATCGGGGGGACAGCGGGCGCCCCTCTTCCTGCCGCTGCAGGCTAGCAGGCGCTTCGTCAAGACAGTGGACAATTCACGCACAGAACCTGTAGTGTTAGTCTTCGTTGAGAGCATCTACTCGCAGTTGGGCCAAGAGATTGTGGCCATCCTAGAGTCTAGTCGCTTCAAGTACCGAACTGAGATTGCCCCTGGCAAGGGGGACATGCCCACACTTACAGAAGGTAACCGTGGTCGCTATGCCCTCATCATCTATGAGAACATCCTCAAGTACGTCAACCTCGACGCATGGAACCGCGAGCTCCTTGACAAGTACTGTGTGGAGTTCAGCGTGGGAATCATTGGCTTCTTCAAGGCCAATGAGAACTCACTGCTCAGTGCACAACTAAAGGGCTTCCCTTTGTTCCTGTACTCAAACCTGGGCCTCAGGGACTACCGCATCAACCCCGCCGCTCCACTGCTCTACATCACTCAGGCCAATGAGGTGGAACGGGGCCCTCTGCCAGGGGATGACTGGACCGTTTTCCAGTCCAACCATAGTACCTACGAGCCAGTGCTTCTGGCCAGCACACGGACCTCGGACGCACTTTCCCATCTTGGCTCCCATCTGGGCTCCCAGCGTGTGGCACATGCCACTGTTGTGCAGGATCTTGGTCTTCATGATGGCATCCAAAGGGTGCTCTTTGGCAACAACCTCTCCTTCTGGTTGCACAAGCTAATCTTTGTAGATGCCATTGCTTATCTGACAGGCAAGCGTCTCTGCCTGTCACTGGAGCGCTACCTGCTGGTGGATGTGGATGACATTTTTGTGGGCAAAGAAGGCACCCGCATGAAGGTTTCAGACGTGGAA GCTCTGCTTAACACTCAGAATAGACTTCGAACCCTGGTCCCCAACTTCACCTTCAATCTGGGCTTTTCTGGAAAGTTCTACCATACAG GGACTGATGAGGAGGACCGCGGCGATGACATGCTGTTGCAGCACAGGAAGGAGTTCTGGTGGTTCCCCCACATGTGGAGCCACATGCAGCCCCACCTGTTCCACAACGTTACCGTGCTGGCCGAGCAGATGCGTCTGAACATGCTGTTCGCCAAG GAGCATGGGATTCCCACAGATATGGGCTACGCCGTGGCACCCCACCATTCAGGGGTGTATCCTGTGCACAGCCAGCTGTATGAGGCCTGGAAGGCAGTCTGGGGGATCCGGGTGACCAGCACAGAGGAGTACCCCCACCTGCGTCCTGCCCGCTACCGCCGTGGATTCATCCACAGTAGCATCATG GTTCTACCCAGACAGACGTGTGGTCTCTTCACTCACACCATCTTCTACAACGAGTATCCAGGGGGATCCAAGGAGTTGGACAAGAGCATCCGCGGTGGAGAGCTTTTCCTAACGGTGCTGTTGAACCCG ATCAGCATCTTCATGACTCACCTGTCGAACTATGGCAATGACCGGCTAGGCCTATACACCTTTGAGTCCCTGGTGAAGTTTGTGCAGTGCTGGACAAACCTGCGGCTGCAAACGCTGCCTCCAGTGCAGCTGGCTGAGAAGTACTTCCACATCTTCCCTGAAGAGAGAGACCCCTTGTGGCAG AATCCTTGCCACGACAAGAGACACAAAGACATCTGGTCTAAAGAGAAGACCTGTGACCGGTTACCAAAGTTTCTGGTCATTGGTCCACAGAAAACAG GTACCACAGCACTACATTCGTTCCTTAGCCTACATCCTGCTGTTACTGCCAATTTCCAAAGCCCTGTCACTTTTGAGGAGATACAGTTCTTCAACGGACCCAACTATCATAACGGCATCGACTG GTACATGGACTtctttcccttcccctccaaTGCCAGCACAGACTTCATGTTTGAGAAGAGTGCCAACTACTTTGACACGGAGGTGGCTCCCAAACGAGCAGCCGCCCTGCTGCCCCGAGCCAAGATCCTGGCAGTGCTCATCAACCCAGCTGACCGGGCATACTCCTGGTACCAG CACCAGCGGGCCCATCAAGACCCCGCAGCCCTCAACTATACCTTCCACCAGGTAGTGACAGCTGGGCCCACATCCTCACCCGAGCTCCTGACCCTGCAGCGCCGGAGCCTGGTGCCAGGGGCCTACGCTACACACTTAGAGCGCTGGCTTCGCTACTACCAGCCCACCCAG CTGTTTATAGTGGATGGAGCCCAGCTGCGCTCCAACCCTGTGCAAGTTATGGATGGTGTCCAGAGGTTCCTGGGTGTCACCCCCATCTTCAACTATACCCAGGCGCTGAT gTTTGATGAAAGCAAAGGCTTCTGGTGCCAGAAAACGGAGGGCAGTCGCCCCAAATGCCTGGGGAAGAGCAAGGGCAGGAAGTACCCAGAGATGGGCACAGAG ACGCGCTCCTTCCTGACAGAGTACTATCGTGAACACAACATGGAGCTTCTGAAGCTGCTGAATCGGTTGGGGCAAGCACTGCCATCCTGGCTCAGGGAGGAGATCCAGAACACAAGCTGGAGCTGA